The Allocatelliglobosispora scoriae genome contains a region encoding:
- a CDS encoding M1 family metallopeptidase, with the protein MDRRFGAAAACAALILVGCSAGRPIALPDPPEPQSVSSSPSVPGVGDPGVHDPYFAHYGNGGYDVTAYALKIKYDPASGNLTGDVTITATAKQELRQFNLDLHGFTIDKIEIDKAAATFSRAADELTVKPATAIASGATFATRVTYAGIPQPITGSGLGSTGFLKSDETVFVAGQPEAASTWFPVNDHPSDKALYTIAITAPTASEVISNGVLEGQDKQPGWTTWRWREDQPMASYLATLAIGKFRVVESTHKGKPVRIAIAARIPVGQVDEAVAKTPEICDYLGGFFGDYPFDAYGAIVIDDPRVGFALETQSRPIYAASMIGGGDRGGIVAHELTHQWFGDSVSIADWRQIWLNEGFATYGQWMWVEHVGGDTVDESFEDNFSNASSAIWQVAPGDPGRTRVFDRSVYYRGAMTLHALRLTVGDDKFFQILKTWAAEKRNGNATTAEFVAHAEKISGAELSALFDAWLFGKGRPAHP; encoded by the coding sequence ATGGATCGACGATTCGGCGCTGCGGCGGCCTGTGCGGCGCTGATCCTGGTCGGCTGCTCGGCAGGCCGACCGATCGCGCTGCCCGATCCACCGGAGCCGCAGTCGGTCTCGTCGTCCCCGTCCGTGCCCGGCGTCGGCGACCCGGGCGTCCACGATCCCTATTTCGCTCATTACGGCAACGGCGGATACGACGTCACGGCTTACGCGCTGAAGATCAAGTATGACCCGGCCTCGGGTAACCTGACCGGCGACGTGACGATCACCGCGACCGCGAAGCAGGAGCTGCGACAGTTCAATCTGGACCTGCACGGCTTCACCATCGACAAGATCGAGATCGACAAGGCGGCCGCCACCTTCAGCCGCGCCGCCGACGAGCTGACGGTCAAGCCCGCCACCGCGATCGCGTCCGGTGCCACCTTCGCGACCCGGGTGACCTATGCGGGCATCCCGCAGCCGATCACCGGCTCGGGGCTCGGCAGCACCGGCTTCCTGAAGTCGGACGAGACGGTCTTCGTCGCGGGGCAGCCCGAGGCGGCGAGCACCTGGTTCCCGGTCAACGACCACCCCAGCGACAAGGCGCTCTACACGATCGCGATCACCGCGCCGACCGCCAGCGAGGTGATCAGCAACGGTGTCCTGGAGGGACAGGACAAGCAGCCCGGCTGGACGACCTGGCGCTGGCGCGAGGATCAGCCGATGGCGTCTTACCTGGCGACGCTCGCGATCGGCAAGTTCCGGGTCGTCGAGAGCACGCACAAGGGCAAGCCGGTGCGCATCGCCATCGCGGCCAGGATTCCGGTCGGCCAGGTCGATGAAGCGGTGGCGAAGACTCCCGAGATCTGTGACTACCTGGGCGGCTTCTTCGGCGATTACCCCTTCGACGCCTACGGCGCCATCGTCATCGACGATCCGAGGGTCGGCTTCGCACTGGAGACCCAGAGCCGCCCGATCTATGCCGCCTCGATGATCGGCGGCGGCGACCGGGGCGGGATCGTCGCCCACGAGCTGACCCACCAGTGGTTCGGCGACAGCGTCTCGATCGCCGACTGGCGCCAGATCTGGCTCAATGAGGGCTTCGCGACCTACGGCCAGTGGATGTGGGTGGAGCACGTCGGCGGCGACACGGTCGACGAGAGCTTCGAGGACAATTTCAGCAACGCGTCGAGCGCGATCTGGCAGGTCGCACCGGGGGATCCGGGGCGGACCAGGGTCTTCGACCGGTCGGTCTATTACCGGGGTGCGATGACGCTGCACGCGCTGCGGCTGACGGTCGGCGACGACAAGTTCTTCCAGATCCTCAAGACCTGGGCGGCCGAGAAGCGCAACGGCAACGCCACGACGGCCGAGTTCGTCGCGCACGCCGAGAAGATCAGCGGTGCCGAGCTGAGCGCGCTCTTCGACGCCTGGCTCTTCGGCAAGGGCCGCCCCGCGCACCCGTAG
- a CDS encoding FAD-dependent oxidoreductase encodes MRYDVVVIGSGFGGSVAALRLVEKGYSVAVLEAGRRFADADFAKTSWRTRRFLWAPALGCYGIQRMTLLRADRGAKGAGVLVLSGAGVGGGSLVYANTLYRPPAAFFNDPQWSGITDWAGELDRHYDQAERMLGVVSYDRMTAADGVIKAVAERMGVGRTFRLTPVGVHLQAPAGQTVPDPYFGGAGPERSGCLHCGECMTGCRHNAKNTLVKNYLHLAEQAGAVIHPYTTASTVRSLPGGGYAVEVTRTDARFAKRRRAVGGGVIEADQVIFAAGALGTQRLLHRSREAGHLTGLSARLGVLTRTNSEALLGAAVARGDAKRRNLDFTHGVAITSSFHPDESTHVEPVRYGKGSNVMGLLQTLLVDGGPRRKWRAFKAIVTQPGLTLKAVTVRGWSERTIIALVMQTLDNSLTTVWRRGGLRATRGHGEPNPTWIPVGNETVRQIADEIGGFPGGSLPEVFDVPITAHILGGAVIGASAQDGVVDAYHRVFGQPGLHVVDGAAVCANLGVNPSLTITAQAERAMSFWPNAGADDPRPALGSAYTRIEAVAPINPQVPAGAPAALRWGSQNG; translated from the coding sequence ATGCGCTACGACGTGGTGGTGATCGGGTCCGGGTTCGGTGGCAGTGTCGCCGCGCTGCGGCTCGTGGAGAAGGGCTACTCGGTCGCCGTCCTGGAAGCCGGACGCCGGTTCGCCGACGCGGACTTCGCCAAGACGAGCTGGCGGACCCGCCGGTTCCTGTGGGCGCCCGCCCTCGGCTGCTACGGCATCCAGCGGATGACACTGCTGCGCGCCGATCGAGGAGCCAAGGGCGCCGGGGTGCTGGTGCTCTCGGGTGCCGGGGTCGGCGGCGGCAGCCTCGTCTACGCCAACACGCTCTACCGCCCGCCGGCCGCGTTCTTCAACGACCCGCAGTGGAGCGGCATCACCGACTGGGCCGGCGAACTGGATCGGCACTATGACCAGGCCGAACGGATGCTGGGTGTGGTCTCCTACGACCGGATGACCGCCGCCGATGGCGTGATCAAGGCGGTCGCGGAGCGGATGGGCGTGGGGCGGACGTTCCGGTTGACGCCGGTCGGCGTACACCTGCAGGCCCCGGCGGGGCAGACGGTGCCGGACCCCTACTTCGGCGGCGCGGGACCCGAGCGGTCGGGTTGCCTGCACTGCGGCGAGTGCATGACGGGCTGCCGCCACAACGCCAAGAACACCCTGGTCAAGAACTACCTCCACCTCGCCGAGCAGGCGGGTGCCGTGATCCACCCGTATACGACGGCGAGCACCGTGCGGTCGCTGCCGGGCGGTGGCTACGCGGTCGAGGTGACCCGGACGGACGCCCGGTTCGCCAAGCGGCGCCGCGCCGTCGGGGGCGGGGTGATCGAGGCGGACCAGGTGATCTTCGCCGCCGGTGCGCTCGGTACGCAGCGACTCCTGCACCGCTCCCGCGAGGCGGGCCACCTGACCGGCCTGTCGGCCAGGCTGGGCGTGCTCACCAGGACCAACTCCGAGGCGCTCCTCGGTGCCGCCGTCGCCCGCGGTGACGCCAAGCGGCGGAACCTGGACTTCACCCACGGTGTCGCGATCACCAGCTCCTTCCACCCGGATGAGAGCACCCATGTCGAGCCGGTGCGGTACGGCAAGGGTTCCAACGTGATGGGGCTGCTGCAGACGCTCCTCGTCGACGGCGGGCCCCGGCGGAAGTGGCGGGCGTTCAAGGCGATCGTGACGCAGCCGGGGCTGACGCTGAAGGCGGTCACCGTGCGCGGCTGGTCGGAGCGGACGATCATCGCCCTGGTGATGCAGACGCTGGACAACTCGCTCACCACGGTGTGGCGTCGGGGCGGTCTGCGGGCGACCCGGGGACACGGGGAGCCCAACCCGACGTGGATCCCGGTCGGCAACGAGACGGTCCGGCAGATCGCCGACGAGATCGGCGGCTTCCCGGGCGGTTCCCTGCCGGAGGTCTTCGACGTCCCGATCACCGCGCACATCCTCGGCGGTGCCGTGATCGGTGCCTCGGCGCAGGACGGGGTCGTCGACGCCTATCACCGGGTCTTCGGGCAGCCGGGCCTGCACGTCGTGGACGGGGCGGCGGTCTGCGCCAACCTCGGCGTCAATCCATCGCTGACGATCACGGCGCAGGCGGAGCGGGCGATGTCCTTCTGGCCCAACGCCGGTGCCGACGATCCGCGACCGGCGCTCGGGTCGGCGTACACCCGGATAGAAGCGGTTGCACCGATCAATCCGCAGGTCCCCGCGGGCGCGCCCGCCGCGCTGCGCTGGGGCTCCCAGAACGGGTGA